Proteins from a single region of Flectobacillus major DSM 103:
- a CDS encoding type IV secretory system conjugative DNA transfer family protein, which yields MIPKQENYQKLSDDFFDDLKQLFRSEPDPQKPILRVIFLVGSLLCITSFGALAGFAFAYKKLKLKEKGVHPFLHDKPRIVYAAMIAGGILSIVAPLLIAMFGALFFDGYSETSMAVKAATTWLFVNLMATFIIFGFFRTWQVSILNYLNELKRYGTARFATREETKPYQTHWGGLYIGDYHYYNQAGHILTVAGTRGGKGVNLIVPNLLKTGMFEGSFVVVDPKGEIAAVTARAQAGKGRKVVILNPWDLLGERLGAAQQYNPLDLLKMDLMNLSDDVQLIAETIVPSNSSGDDDHFNNRARSIISGLLLHLVTTDTIQDDERHLGTLWHWLRLSSEDWDNLLVSMSKNQNENAGDMVEAAALEILALMEKGEKEYTSVMSTAQKWTDFLKSPALRNSLKSTKDFKSSDLTDGNTTVYIIIPADRLKTHFQWLRLLVSSLMRSVVRNPNKDVCFLLDEFYALGYLSEIEVALGSYAGYGVHIWAILQNLVQLNDQYGNNWENFISSCAVKHFFNISDNFTAEYVSKMFGELSYPVYGAIGTETGVTARPLVNIDELRRLSSNTIFTIVDNLHPAKFDKVPYFTMPEFEEGRDYDKNPYINRKKFSSK from the coding sequence ATGATACCTAAGCAAGAAAACTATCAAAAATTATCGGACGATTTTTTCGACGATTTAAAGCAATTATTCCGCTCTGAACCTGACCCGCAAAAGCCTATTTTAAGGGTAATATTTTTAGTCGGGTCGCTCCTGTGCATCACGTCTTTCGGGGCTTTGGCTGGATTCGCATTCGCCTATAAAAAGCTGAAGCTGAAGGAAAAAGGGGTTCACCCATTTTTGCATGATAAGCCGAGGATTGTATATGCTGCCATGATTGCGGGCGGCATTTTGTCTATCGTAGCTCCGCTATTGATTGCCATGTTTGGGGCATTATTTTTTGATGGATATAGTGAAACCTCTATGGCTGTTAAAGCTGCAACTACTTGGCTATTTGTAAACTTAATGGCTACGTTTATTATTTTTGGTTTTTTCAGAACGTGGCAAGTGTCAATTTTAAATTATCTCAATGAATTAAAGAGATACGGAACGGCAAGATTTGCGACCCGTGAGGAAACTAAACCATATCAAACACACTGGGGCGGGCTGTATATCGGGGATTATCATTATTACAATCAGGCGGGACACATTTTAACCGTAGCTGGCACAAGAGGGGGGAAAGGCGTTAATCTGATTGTTCCTAATCTGCTAAAAACTGGGATGTTTGAGGGGTCTTTTGTCGTGGTTGACCCAAAGGGGGAAATTGCAGCCGTGACGGCAAGGGCACAGGCTGGGAAAGGTCGGAAAGTCGTTATTTTGAATCCGTGGGATTTATTGGGGGAAAGGCTGGGAGCTGCTCAACAATACAATCCGCTGGACTTGCTGAAAATGGATTTAATGAATTTGTCCGATGATGTGCAGCTCATAGCGGAAACGATTGTTCCTTCCAATTCATCAGGCGATGACGACCACTTTAACAATCGGGCAAGGTCGATAATTTCGGGGCTGCTGCTGCACCTGGTCACAACAGATACAATCCAGGACGACGAGCGACACCTGGGCACGCTCTGGCACTGGCTCAGGCTCAGTTCTGAGGATTGGGATAATTTGCTTGTCAGCATGTCAAAAAATCAAAATGAAAATGCGGGCGATATGGTTGAGGCTGCGGCTCTTGAGATTTTGGCGTTAATGGAAAAAGGGGAAAAAGAATATACTTCTGTCATGTCAACGGCTCAAAAATGGACGGATTTTTTAAAATCGCCCGCTCTTAGAAATTCGCTGAAATCGACCAAAGACTTTAAATCATCAGATTTGACCGACGGGAACACAACGGTTTATATCATCATTCCTGCGGATAGGCTAAAAACCCATTTCCAGTGGCTTAGGCTGTTGGTTTCGTCGTTGATGCGTTCCGTTGTCAGGAATCCAAATAAAGACGTTTGCTTCCTGCTCGATGAATTTTACGCTCTGGGCTATCTGTCAGAAATTGAGGTGGCTTTGGGAAGCTATGCGGGTTACGGGGTGCATATCTGGGCGATACTCCAGAATCTTGTCCAGCTTAATGACCAGTACGGGAATAATTGGGAAAATTTTATCTCCAGTTGTGCGGTGAAACATTTTTTCAATATCTCGGATAATTTCACCGCTGAATATGTGTCAAAGATGTTTGGTGAGCTGTCCTATCCCGTTTACGGAGCTATCGGAACAGAAACGGGGGTAACTGCTCGCCCACTGGTCAATATTGACGAATTAAGGCGGCTTTCATCAAATACGATTTTTACAATCGTGGATAATTTGCATCCCGCAAAGTTTGACAAAGTGCCATATTTCACGATGCCAGAATTTGAAGAGGGGAGGGATTACGATAAAAACCCTTATATCAACCGC